The region AAAAGCTTTACAGCAACCTTTTGTTTGAAAGAATCTCATATCTGTATTCATACGTGGCCCGAAATTAATACAATCACCACAGATGTGTATTTGTGTAATTATTCTGCAGACAATACTGAAAAAGTTAGAGTGATTTCAAATTCAATTATTCGCTTTTTTGAAGCTTCTGTTGTTAAACAAATTGAAATTCAACGCTAATGACCACATTTACTTGTAAGCAATGTAACACTTCAACTTCAGTACAAAGCGAAGTGGTTATGGAAAGTTTTGGTTGTCCTTCTTGCAAAGCACTTTACTGGCAAGATAGAGGGGAATTTCGATTTAAATATAAATTCAAATACCAGCCCATTTCTTTTATGTTAAGGGTAGGACAAACCTGTAAGATTGGAACGGAATCGTATGAGATAACCGGTGTTTTGGTTAAATATTTAGGTGATTTTGTTTATGCAAGAGAATATACCATGCAGTCCACTGCGGGGAATTATAAATATTTGTCTGAATGTGAAGGGCATTGGATTTTATTGAAAGAAGTTGATGATGTAGATTTTACCAAACAAAGCAGATTGGAAATGACCTATAATTCTCTGCTTTTTAAAAAATATGATTATTACAACTCTGAAATTGTATTAGCTTCAGGTTTTTTTGATATTAGTTTAGAAAATAAACAATGTTTTACGGTGGAGTATATTGCACCACCCTATATTTTATCTTCTGAAGATTTAGATGGAAGGCATGTTTATTTGGGTGAACATATTGATAGAAAAGAAGTCAAAAAAATGTTTCAACTTACCGATTTGCCTTTTCGAAACGGGGTTGGTGTTGTTCAGCCTTTTCCAATTCATATCATCGACACGGTTAAAATCTTTTTAGTAACTGGAATTTTAATTTTACTTTGTTTTATTTTCCAAGATACAAGTGGTGAAAAAGAGGTTTTAGATACTACCATTTCTATCAATGAATTTAATAATAAAGAATATGTGTCGCCTAGTTTTGAAGTAAAAGGTTCGGCAGTACCTATAAAAATTAGTTTGTATTCTGATGTGTCAAATTCATGGGCCTATGCAGGAGTTTCGGTGGTAAACGAAAAGACGAATGAAGAAGAGTTTGCAGAACAAGATATTGAGTTTTACTCTGGTTATGAAGGGGGAGAAAGTTGGGTAGAAGGTAGTCAAAGTGAAGATTTTTATATTTGTGGTTTAAAAGCAGGTAACTATCATATTGTTGTAAATCCTACAGCTGAAAATGTAGTGCCAACAACAACAGTTGCCGTTGATTCAAAGACTAATGAACTTCCTCAAAAAGCAGTACAAATTTTAACTGCTGATGGAAAGCCTGTTGAAACTAACTTGAATCAAGTTGTTGACAGCGTTATAAAAAGTGAGCAAGCTGTAACAGCGGAACAACAAGTAAGTCCAGCAGAAAGTAAAATGTTGTCTATAAAGGCTAAAATTGAAAACCCCTCCAATTGGAATTTTGGAATTTCGTTAGTGTTATTTGTTGTACTATTAATAGCCTTGTTTATTTATAAACATTATTTTGAAACTTGGCGTTGGAGTTCTAGTAGGTACTCCCCTTATCAAGAATAATATGAAAGAATTTATAGTAAGAAATAAATGGGCATTGCTCATTGCAACCGGAATATTTTCATTGTATTTGTATGTTACTTATAATGGAAATCGTATTTGCGATTGTAAATCTACCGAGAAATATGAAAATGGTTCCACTTCTAGAGGCGGTTCTTCTGGAGTACATCGTTTTTATCATAAATAATAATATCATAAAATAATCAAAATAAGAATATATGTTAGTAAATGGATTAATCAACTCAGTAGTGTTTTCGTTAGTAGGAATAATAATCTTGTTAGTGGGTTATTTTATTATTGAAAAAACAACTCCTGAAAATACTTGGAAAGAAATTGTTCAAAATAAAAACACAGCTTTAGCTATTGTTTTTGCTGCCTTGATAATTGGAATTTCTATGATAATAAGCGCCGCTATTCATGGGTAAAAAATTATTCAAGTTTGAATATTTACTTCTATTCTCTGTTTTTATCATTGCCACTTGTGGACTAATTTATGAATTGGTCGCGGGTACTTTGGCCAGTTATTTATTGGGAGATTCTGTGAAACAGTTTTCGTTTATCATTGGAGTATATTTATTTTCAATGGGTATTGGTTCTTTTTTTGCGAAGTTCATTAAGAAAAACCAGTTAAAAACATTTGTAGAAGTAGAAATATTAGTTGGGCTCATCGGTGGTGTAAGTGCCGTTGTGCTTTTCATTTTATTTAATAAAGTAGATTATTTTCAATTTATTCTCTACTTGTTTGTTTTTTCTACCGGATTTTTAGTTGGGTTGGAAATACCACTGTTGATGAATATTTTAAAAGATAGAGTACAGTTTAGCGATCTGGTTTCTAATGTTTTTACGTTTGATTATATTGGTGCTTTGTTGGCCTCTGTTTTGTTTCCCTTAGTGCTTATTCCTCAACTAGGTGTAATGAGAACTGCTTTGTTTTTTGGAATGATAAATGTAAGTATTGCTATTTTACTTTCTTTTGTTCTTAAAAATGAAATTAAATCAAAGTTGGTGCAAATCAAAGCAATTTTGACTTTTGTTTTATTGTTGATATTGTTTCTGTTTGCTAATAAAATTTTGTCGTATTCTGAAGAAAAATTATATGGAGAAAATATCGTTTTTACCAATACTACTCCTTACCAGCGTATTGTTCTGACACACAATAAAAACGATTACAAGTTGTATTTAAATAACAATCTTCAGTTTAGTTCTGCGGATGAGTACAGGTACCATGAAGCCTTAGTTCATCCGGCATTGGAAACTGCACCAAAAATTGAACATGTTTTGGTTTTAGGAGGAGGTGATGGTTTGGCTTGTCGTGAAATTTTGAAATACAAGGAAGTTAAATCCATTACATTGGTTGATTTAGATGAAAAAATGACCAGTTTGTTTAGGGATAATCCTATTTTAGCTCATTTTAATCAAGCTTCATTTTCAAACCCTAAAGTTCGTGTTTTCAACCAAGATGCTTTTTTGTGGGTATCTTCACATCACAAAAAATACGATGTTGTTGTGATTGATTTTCCCGATCCTTCTAATTATAGTCTAGGTAAATTGTACTCTCATAGTTTTTATACGTCTCTTCAAAAAATAGTAAATCCTCATGGAGTGGTAGTTATTCAAACTACTTCACCCTACTTTGCGCCAAAATCGTTTTGGTGTATAAATGAAACCGTAAAGCAAGTCTTTAAAAATGCAGCAGCGTATCATGTATATGTTCCTTCTTTTGGGGAGTGGGGGTATACCATTGCTTCACTTCATCAGCATAATTTTGCAACATCAAAACGAAGACTTCCCAATTTAAAATTTTATAACCATCAATTCGCTACTTTGTCCGTTTTTACCAAAGATATGATGGCGCAATCGGTTGAAATTAACAGGTTAGATAATCAAATTTTAGTGCGATATTTTGATGAAGAATGGGGTAAATTATAACACATTTCACAGAAGAACATTTTTAAAATCGTTACTTGCTATCGGAATTTTTAGTCAAGTGGGTGGGTTGGTGCAATCTTGTCAAGAGCAAATAAAAAAGGTTTTATTTCGTATAACGGGAATGAATCATATTTTAGGGCATCGATTATGGGCTAAAGATTTTCCTAAAGTAACTAAAGAAATTGAAGTTGATTTTTTAATAATTGGAGCTGGAATTTCAGGTTTGTCTGCAGCAAGACAATTAAAAAAAAGAGGTGTAGAAGATTTTTTAGTGGTCGAAATGGAAACGACTACAGGGGGAAATTCAAATTTTGGACAAAATAAATATTCTAATTATCCATTGGGTGCTCATTATTTGCCATTGCCAAATTTTGAAGATAAAACTTTACTTGAATTTTTATTTGAGTCGAAAATTATAACACATTTTGAAAATGGAAAACCAATTTTTGATGAAAATCAATTGTGTTTTGATCCTAAAGAACGCTTGTTTATTAGAAATAATTGGCAAGAAGATTTGATTCCTAAATTTGGTTTATCAAATGAAGCAGAAGTTCAGTTTGAACGTTTTTTTGCATTAATGAATGAATTAAAAGAAAGTAAAGATGATCAGGGTCTTTATCATTTTATGTTGCCACTTCATATGGGTTCAAAATCGGATAAGTTTAAGTATTTAGATGATATGACAATGAAAGAATGGTTGTTATGTCAACAATTACAAAATGAAGATTTATTTTGGTATGTAGATTATTGTTGTAAAGACGATTTTGGATTGGGGATTGAATTTGTTTCTGCATGGGCAGGGGTGTTTTATTTTGCCGCTCGAAAACACAATACTTCTTATACGGATTCAGTCTTAACTTGGCCTGAAGGGAATGGGCGACTCAAACAACATCTAGAAGTTGGTGTTAAAGACCATATAAAAACACAACAATTGGCTTTTGATGTGGAAAACCAAAATGATAAAATCGAAGTAAAAGTATTTGATGATCATCTTCAAGAGACAATTTTATATAAAACAAAACAGTTGATTTGTTGTACGCCAACCTTTGTATCTTCTTATTTGTTTTCGGATAGAAAAAATTTAAAATCATTTGACTATGCACCTTGGTTTACGGCAACCTTGACTTTAGGGCCGGTTGATTTAAACGATAGTTATCCATTGTGTTGGGATAATGTTATTCATCAAGGTCAGGGTTTGGGGTATATTTATAATCAACATCAATCATTAGCTCAAGTTCAAGAACATAAGGTGATAACGTATTATTATGCGTTTTCTTCTTCCAATTCAAAAAAAGTAAGGAAGAAATTATATGCAATGAAGGAGGAAGAGTTAAAAAAACTGATTTTTGAAGATTTAAATAAAGCCCATCCAAATATAGAACAGCATGTAATTTCGGTGTCAATTTTTAAGTTAGGTCACGGTATGGTTAGTCCAAGACCGGGTTTTATTTTTGGTGAAGAAAAGAAGAGAGCAACTCTTTCCAATGATGCTAAAATTCATTTTGCTCATAGTGATTTAAGTGGTATTTCAGTTTTTGAAGAAGCATTTCATCAAGGTGTTAATGTGGTGAATAAAATAGTAAATTCATGAAAAAGTATTGGCTTAGTAAACCTTTTATAGATGTCACTTTTATTTTAGCGCCACCATTTTTGTGTTTGTTTTTGATTTTTCTTTTTCAAGATAAATTAGAGGATATCGCTGAAAAATATTCCTTCGTCAATTGGTTGCTGTTTATAGTGTTTATTGATGTTGCTCATGTCTATAGCACACTGTACAAGACGTATTTTAATCCTAAAGAAAGACAAAAATTTAAAGGTTTATTAATTAAGTTGCCACTGATTTCACTTCTTTCAGGTGTTGTTTTGTATGGAATTGGGAGTCAATTTTTTTGGTCGGTATTAGCCTATATTGCAGTGTATCATTTTATTAGGCAGCAATATGGCTTTATGCGTTTGTATGCAAGATTTGAAGAAAAAAAAACAAGTCGACTAGATGCTTTGGCTATATATAACGCAACGTTATTTCCAATGATGTATTGGTTTTTGAGTTCTAAAAGACAATTTACTTGGTTTGTAGAAGAGGAGTTTTTTACATATAATTGTCCAACTTGTTTAAAATTTCTTGAAGTTTTGTATGGGTTGATACTGCTGACTTACATTGCTATTGTTGTGTTTAACTACATCAAGTACAACCAATTTAATCTACAAAAAAACGTGTTGATTTTAGGTACCTATTTGTCTTGGTATTTTGGGATTGTATATTTCAATAATGATTTAATTTTTACGATATTAAATGTCGTTTCACATGGAGTTCCTTATATAGCTTTGATATATGTCAATCAAAAAGAAGAAAGTCATGTGTCCTTTTTTCCTCGTTTGAAAACAATTCAAGGATTGTTGGTTTTTCTTGTACTAATACTTAGCTTGGCTTTTTCAGAAGAGTTGTTATGGGAGTTTACTGTTTGGAATGAACAAATCCAATTTCATCAATTTGAAAATCCTTTTGAAAAATGGCAAATCATTCTGGTTCCTCTACTCACGGTGCCTCAATTAACGCATTATTTATTAGATGGATTTATTTGGAAAAATAAATAAAAAAAGCCCAAAAATTAACTTTTGAGCTTTAGTGCGGGTGAAAGGAGTCTTTTGATGAATTTTCATAAATGGCATTAAATTTGCAATTCAATTTAAAGCCCAATAAAAACAATTGTTAACAAAGTTTTTAATTTTTATTAATTTACATTAATTAATGATTGTTTTGAGAATTTGGGGAACAAATTGGGGAACAAATTTATTATTTATGGCTTCATTAAAGTATTTTTTAAGAGAATCTAAAACAGATTTTTCTTCTATCTATTTACGTTTTAAACATGGGACAAACTTTGATTTTAAAATTTCAACTGAAATTAAAATTCCAAAAGATAGATGGAGTGATTCTAAGCAACAAATACTTGTTACTGACTTAGTAGATTATAGAACAATAAACTCAAAATTAAAAGAGTTAGATTTATATATAAATGACGAATTTGAAAAATCAAAAATAAGTCAAGAAACAATTATTTTAAACCAAAGTTGGTTAAAAAATCTGATTAATAAATTTTTTAATAGGAGTGAAGTTGATGATGTTAGTAAAAAGGAAATTTATTTTTCTGAATTTATAGTATCATTTATAGAGGATTCTAAGACAAAAAGGAATCGTTTAGGTAATCCAATTAAACCAAGAACAATTCAACACTATAATACTACTCTTAACAAAATTAATCAGTTTGAAAACCATACAAATATTAAACTTAAAATTATTGACGTTGATTTAAAATTTCATTCAAGATTTATTGAGTTTTTAGAAAAAAATCAAAAGCTAAATCCGAATACCATTGGTGGTTACATAGATGACATTAAATTGTTTATTAATTATGCTGATAGAAAAGATTTAAAAATAAATAAAGAAACAAAGACTTCAGAGTTTTATTCACCTACAAATAAAACTCAAGATATTTATTTAAATGAAGAGGAAATTAATTCTATATATAAACACAAATTTGAAGATGATTATTTAGATAATGCAAGAGATTGGTTTATAATTGGACTTAGAACAGGTTTACGAATTTCAGACTTTTTAAAGCTATCAAACAAAAATTTAAATGAAGGTTTTATTGAACTGCAAACTATAAAAACTGATTTTCCTGTAATTATACCAATTCATCAACAAGTACAGAGCATTTTGGATAAAAGAAAAGGGAAGTTTCCAAGAACTATTTCAGACCAAAAATTCAATTCTTATATAAAAATTGTTTGTGAAAAAGTAGGTTTAAATGAAGTGGTTTTTGGTGCAAAAATGGTTGAAACTAATGTTATTGAAAATAATAAGAAAAAGATAATCCATAGAAAGAAAGCGGGTAATTTTCCGAAATATGAATTAGTAAGTTCACATATTTGCAGACGTTCATTTGCAACAAATTTATATGGTAAA is a window of Flavobacterium indicum GPTSA100-9 = DSM 17447 DNA encoding:
- the speD gene encoding S-adenosylmethionine decarboxylase, with amino-acid sequence MLTTSNLLGLHSLLTLHTLQLEKLMNLVDFASFLNQVLVDLKLEQVGEVLHEFENKSFTATFCLKESHICIHTWPEINTITTDVYLCNYSADNTEKVRVISNSIIRFFEASVVKQIEIQR
- a CDS encoding DUF350 domain-containing protein, which produces MLVNGLINSVVFSLVGIIILLVGYFIIEKTTPENTWKEIVQNKNTALAIVFAALIIGISMIISAAIHG
- a CDS encoding phage integrase SAM-like domain-containing protein, with the protein product MASLKYFLRESKTDFSSIYLRFKHGTNFDFKISTEIKIPKDRWSDSKQQILVTDLVDYRTINSKLKELDLYINDEFEKSKISQETIILNQSWLKNLINKFFNRSEVDDVSKKEIYFSEFIVSFIEDSKTKRNRLGNPIKPRTIQHYNTTLNKINQFENHTNIKLKIIDVDLKFHSRFIEFLEKNQKLNPNTIGGYIDDIKLFINYADRKDLKINKETKTSEFYSPTNKTQDIYLNEEEINSIYKHKFEDDYLDNARDWFIIGLRTGLRISDFLKLSNKNLNEGFIELQTIKTDFPVIIPIHQQVQSILDKRKGKFPRTISDQKFNSYIKIVCEKVGLNEVVFGAKMVETNVIENNKKKIIHRKKAGNFPKYELVSSHICRRSFATNLYGKIDTLTIMKITGHKTESQFLSYIKITPKQYAEKLKEYWRKNESLV
- a CDS encoding flavin monoamine oxidase family protein, translating into MKNGVNYNTFHRRTFLKSLLAIGIFSQVGGLVQSCQEQIKKVLFRITGMNHILGHRLWAKDFPKVTKEIEVDFLIIGAGISGLSAARQLKKRGVEDFLVVEMETTTGGNSNFGQNKYSNYPLGAHYLPLPNFEDKTLLEFLFESKIITHFENGKPIFDENQLCFDPKERLFIRNNWQEDLIPKFGLSNEAEVQFERFFALMNELKESKDDQGLYHFMLPLHMGSKSDKFKYLDDMTMKEWLLCQQLQNEDLFWYVDYCCKDDFGLGIEFVSAWAGVFYFAARKHNTSYTDSVLTWPEGNGRLKQHLEVGVKDHIKTQQLAFDVENQNDKIEVKVFDDHLQETILYKTKQLICCTPTFVSSYLFSDRKNLKSFDYAPWFTATLTLGPVDLNDSYPLCWDNVIHQGQGLGYIYNQHQSLAQVQEHKVITYYYAFSSSNSKKVRKKLYAMKEEELKKLIFEDLNKAHPNIEQHVISVSIFKLGHGMVSPRPGFIFGEEKKRATLSNDAKIHFAHSDLSGISVFEEAFHQGVNVVNKIVNS
- a CDS encoding polyamine aminopropyltransferase; translation: MGKKLFKFEYLLLFSVFIIATCGLIYELVAGTLASYLLGDSVKQFSFIIGVYLFSMGIGSFFAKFIKKNQLKTFVEVEILVGLIGGVSAVVLFILFNKVDYFQFILYLFVFSTGFLVGLEIPLLMNILKDRVQFSDLVSNVFTFDYIGALLASVLFPLVLIPQLGVMRTALFFGMINVSIAILLSFVLKNEIKSKLVQIKAILTFVLLLILFLFANKILSYSEEKLYGENIVFTNTTPYQRIVLTHNKNDYKLYLNNNLQFSSADEYRYHEALVHPALETAPKIEHVLVLGGGDGLACREILKYKEVKSITLVDLDEKMTSLFRDNPILAHFNQASFSNPKVRVFNQDAFLWVSSHHKKYDVVVIDFPDPSNYSLGKLYSHSFYTSLQKIVNPHGVVVIQTTSPYFAPKSFWCINETVKQVFKNAAAYHVYVPSFGEWGYTIASLHQHNFATSKRRLPNLKFYNHQFATLSVFTKDMMAQSVEINRLDNQILVRYFDEEWGKL
- a CDS encoding DUF4178 domain-containing protein produces the protein MTTFTCKQCNTSTSVQSEVVMESFGCPSCKALYWQDRGEFRFKYKFKYQPISFMLRVGQTCKIGTESYEITGVLVKYLGDFVYAREYTMQSTAGNYKYLSECEGHWILLKEVDDVDFTKQSRLEMTYNSLLFKKYDYYNSEIVLASGFFDISLENKQCFTVEYIAPPYILSSEDLDGRHVYLGEHIDRKEVKKMFQLTDLPFRNGVGVVQPFPIHIIDTVKIFLVTGILILLCFIFQDTSGEKEVLDTTISINEFNNKEYVSPSFEVKGSAVPIKISLYSDVSNSWAYAGVSVVNEKTNEEEFAEQDIEFYSGYEGGESWVEGSQSEDFYICGLKAGNYHIVVNPTAENVVPTTTVAVDSKTNELPQKAVQILTADGKPVETNLNQVVDSVIKSEQAVTAEQQVSPAESKMLSIKAKIENPSNWNFGISLVLFVVLLIALFIYKHYFETWRWSSSRYSPYQE